From a region of the Clupea harengus chromosome 9, Ch_v2.0.2, whole genome shotgun sequence genome:
- the golim4a gene encoding Golgi integral membrane protein 4 isoform X1, producing MGNGVCSRRQRKIFQSLLAISVIFGMIYGGMVSYEMHKQLKRTESLALKYQQHQESLSAQLQVVYEHRSRLEKSLQKERVDHKKNKEDYLVYKLEAQQSLNKEKQDSSNRYNSLHVQHQMLKNQHEDLKKQFYDLTEQHQVQGEDHSKVVDEHKQRFDQLQQTKGIELSNLKDSIYNLREENRQLRKAHQEIHVQLQDARQQHKDLSSSHDNLVMVLEDHKSALAVAQAQVDEYKQLKETLNKMPSLRQAHSPAAPETAAQEQEQEQEHMPAQREEPAEDTQTKLRGQEDEEGGQNEEGGAAQEERRRELAEEEMEQAGQPQKLVEDLDQQQHNGQEHGQQQEQQQHQEEQREEEQLDENAIGIEQHPKPEEQVPVERVKSAYEQQQDQQRLAAQQTEERRQLQLRQQTLQLQQQKLLHEREERLRLQREREEQLHRQADQREQLLRQDQLRQKSHYENLDADIVPGEDEAKAEEDKERNVHQEDDEDEGKQEEGQHRHQEEEDEDERPVETDVDPEDDPNNQGEDEFEEAALQQQKEAAAHQEAVAAAARAARAPKPPAPNTQRRPPAGKQPVMAGNPDQQEDTIDDQYQEEGDDEVQEDLAVDAKREEEVGEEEEEDPYNENNEQDQDAKDQDVAVKEDAEPNKDRAANEEENYEEEEEEEEEEAGGPNKRTNRRAEM from the exons ATGGGCAACGGAGTCTGCTCTCGAAGGCAGAGAAAGATCTTCCAGTCTCTTTTGGCCATCAGTGTAATATTCGGGATGATATACGGAGGTATGGTCTCATACGAAATGCATAAACAGCTGAAAAGGACCGAGTCATTAGCACTCAAATACCAGCAGCATCAAGAGTCGCTCTCGGCACAGCTTCAAG TTGTGTACGAACACCGCTCTCGGCTGGAGAAATCCCTCCAGAAGGAACGCGTGgaccacaaaaaaaataaagaag ATTACTTGGTGTACAAACTGGAAGCCCAGCAGTCTCTAAACAAGGAGAAG caagATTCCAGCAACAGATACAATTCTCTACATGTCCAGCATCAGATGCTGAAG AACCAGCATGAGGACCTGAAGAAGCAGTTCTACGATCTGACGGAGCAACACCAAGTCCAGGGGGAGGACCACAGCAAAGTCGTGGATGAGCACAAGCAGCGGTTTGACCAGCTACAGCAGACCAAAGGGATCGAGCTGTCAAACctgaaag ATAGCATTTACAACCTGCGGGAGGAGAACAGACAGCTGAGGAAGGCCCACCAGGAGATCCATGTGCAGCTTCAGGATGCTCGG CAACAGCACAAGGACTTAAGCTCGTCGCACGACAATCTTGTAATGGTGCTTGAGGACCACAAGAGTGCACTGGCGGTCGCCCAG GCTCAGGTGGACGAGTACAAGCAGCTGAAGGAGACCCTGAACAAGATGCCGAGCCTGCGGCAAGCACACAGCCCAGCGGCCCCGGAGACAGCCGcccaggaacaggaacaggaacaggaacacatGCCTGCCCAGAGGGAAGAGCCTGCCGAGGACACCCAGACCAAG TTGCGGggccaggaggatgaggaggggggtCAGAACGAGGAAGGAGGTGCtgcgcaggaggagaggaggagggagctggctgaggaggagatggagcaggCAGGTCAGCCCCAGAAGCTGGTGGAGGACCTggaccagcagcagcacaacGGGCAGGAGCAcgggcagcagcaggagcagcagcagcaccaggagGAGCagcgggaggaggagcagcTAGATGAGAACGCCATCGGCATAGAGCAGCACCCTAAACCG gaggagcaggtgcCGGTGGAGCGGGTGAAGTCTGCGTACGAGCAGCAGCAGGATCAGCAGCGCTTGGCGGCGCAGCAGACGGAGGAGCGGCGGCAGCTGCAGCTCCGCCAGCAGaccctgcagctgcagcagcagaagctcCTGCACGAGCGCGAGGAGAGGCTGCGGCTGCAGAGGGAGCGCGAGGAGCAGCTGCACCGGCAGGCCGACCAGCGGGAACAGCTCCTACGCCAAGACCAgctcag ACAAAAATCTCACTATGAGAATTTGGATGCAGACATAGTCCCGGGGGAGGACGAGGCGAAGGCTGAGGAAGACAAAG AGAGGAACGTCCATCAGGAGGACGATGAGGACGAGGGGAAGCAGGAGGAAGGCCAGCATAGAcatcaggaagaggaggacgaggacgag AGGCCGGTAGAGACAGACGTGGACCCGGAGGACGACCCCAACAACCAGGGAGAGGACGAGTTTGAGGAGGCCGCGCTGCAGCAGCAAAAGGAAGCGGCCGCGCACCAGGAGGCGGTCGCCGCCGCCGCCAGAGCTGCCAGAGCCCCCAAGCCTCCAGCCCCCAACACCCAGCGGCGCCCCCCCGCCGGCAAGCAGCCCGTG ATGGCAGGCAACCCGGACCAGCAGGAGGACACCATAGACGACCAGTACCAGGAGGAGGGCGATGATGAG GTTCAGGAAGACCTGGCTGTTGATGCCAAACGAGAGGAAGAGgttggggaggaagaggaggaggaccctTACAATGAGAACAACGAACAG GATCAAGACGCAAAAGATCAAGATGTAGCCGTGAAGGAGGATGCAGAGCCAAATAAAGACCGGGCAGCCAACGAAGAGGAGAActatgaagaggaggaggaagaggaggaggaggaggccggtGGACCAAACAAACGGACCAACCGCAGAGCAGAGATGTGA
- the golim4a gene encoding Golgi integral membrane protein 4 isoform X2 produces MGNGVCSRRQRKIFQSLLAISVIFGMIYGGMVSYEMHKQLKRTESLALKYQQHQESLSAQLQVVYEHRSRLEKSLQKERVDHKKNKEDYLVYKLEAQQSLNKEKQDSSNRYNSLHVQHQMLKNQHEDLKKQFYDLTEQHQVQGEDHSKVVDEHKQRFDQLQQTKGIELSNLKDSIYNLREENRQLRKAHQEIHVQLQDARAQVDEYKQLKETLNKMPSLRQAHSPAAPETAAQEQEQEQEHMPAQREEPAEDTQTKLRGQEDEEGGQNEEGGAAQEERRRELAEEEMEQAGQPQKLVEDLDQQQHNGQEHGQQQEQQQHQEEQREEEQLDENAIGIEQHPKPEEQVPVERVKSAYEQQQDQQRLAAQQTEERRQLQLRQQTLQLQQQKLLHEREERLRLQREREEQLHRQADQREQLLRQDQLRQKSHYENLDADIVPGEDEAKAEEDKERNVHQEDDEDEGKQEEGQHRHQEEEDEDERPVETDVDPEDDPNNQGEDEFEEAALQQQKEAAAHQEAVAAAARAARAPKPPAPNTQRRPPAGKQPVMAGNPDQQEDTIDDQYQEEGDDEVQEDLAVDAKREEEVGEEEEEDPYNENNEQDQDAKDQDVAVKEDAEPNKDRAANEEENYEEEEEEEEEEAGGPNKRTNRRAEM; encoded by the exons ATGGGCAACGGAGTCTGCTCTCGAAGGCAGAGAAAGATCTTCCAGTCTCTTTTGGCCATCAGTGTAATATTCGGGATGATATACGGAGGTATGGTCTCATACGAAATGCATAAACAGCTGAAAAGGACCGAGTCATTAGCACTCAAATACCAGCAGCATCAAGAGTCGCTCTCGGCACAGCTTCAAG TTGTGTACGAACACCGCTCTCGGCTGGAGAAATCCCTCCAGAAGGAACGCGTGgaccacaaaaaaaataaagaag ATTACTTGGTGTACAAACTGGAAGCCCAGCAGTCTCTAAACAAGGAGAAG caagATTCCAGCAACAGATACAATTCTCTACATGTCCAGCATCAGATGCTGAAG AACCAGCATGAGGACCTGAAGAAGCAGTTCTACGATCTGACGGAGCAACACCAAGTCCAGGGGGAGGACCACAGCAAAGTCGTGGATGAGCACAAGCAGCGGTTTGACCAGCTACAGCAGACCAAAGGGATCGAGCTGTCAAACctgaaag ATAGCATTTACAACCTGCGGGAGGAGAACAGACAGCTGAGGAAGGCCCACCAGGAGATCCATGTGCAGCTTCAGGATGCTCGG GCTCAGGTGGACGAGTACAAGCAGCTGAAGGAGACCCTGAACAAGATGCCGAGCCTGCGGCAAGCACACAGCCCAGCGGCCCCGGAGACAGCCGcccaggaacaggaacaggaacaggaacacatGCCTGCCCAGAGGGAAGAGCCTGCCGAGGACACCCAGACCAAG TTGCGGggccaggaggatgaggaggggggtCAGAACGAGGAAGGAGGTGCtgcgcaggaggagaggaggagggagctggctgaggaggagatggagcaggCAGGTCAGCCCCAGAAGCTGGTGGAGGACCTggaccagcagcagcacaacGGGCAGGAGCAcgggcagcagcaggagcagcagcagcaccaggagGAGCagcgggaggaggagcagcTAGATGAGAACGCCATCGGCATAGAGCAGCACCCTAAACCG gaggagcaggtgcCGGTGGAGCGGGTGAAGTCTGCGTACGAGCAGCAGCAGGATCAGCAGCGCTTGGCGGCGCAGCAGACGGAGGAGCGGCGGCAGCTGCAGCTCCGCCAGCAGaccctgcagctgcagcagcagaagctcCTGCACGAGCGCGAGGAGAGGCTGCGGCTGCAGAGGGAGCGCGAGGAGCAGCTGCACCGGCAGGCCGACCAGCGGGAACAGCTCCTACGCCAAGACCAgctcag ACAAAAATCTCACTATGAGAATTTGGATGCAGACATAGTCCCGGGGGAGGACGAGGCGAAGGCTGAGGAAGACAAAG AGAGGAACGTCCATCAGGAGGACGATGAGGACGAGGGGAAGCAGGAGGAAGGCCAGCATAGAcatcaggaagaggaggacgaggacgag AGGCCGGTAGAGACAGACGTGGACCCGGAGGACGACCCCAACAACCAGGGAGAGGACGAGTTTGAGGAGGCCGCGCTGCAGCAGCAAAAGGAAGCGGCCGCGCACCAGGAGGCGGTCGCCGCCGCCGCCAGAGCTGCCAGAGCCCCCAAGCCTCCAGCCCCCAACACCCAGCGGCGCCCCCCCGCCGGCAAGCAGCCCGTG ATGGCAGGCAACCCGGACCAGCAGGAGGACACCATAGACGACCAGTACCAGGAGGAGGGCGATGATGAG GTTCAGGAAGACCTGGCTGTTGATGCCAAACGAGAGGAAGAGgttggggaggaagaggaggaggaccctTACAATGAGAACAACGAACAG GATCAAGACGCAAAAGATCAAGATGTAGCCGTGAAGGAGGATGCAGAGCCAAATAAAGACCGGGCAGCCAACGAAGAGGAGAActatgaagaggaggaggaagaggaggaggaggaggccggtGGACCAAACAAACGGACCAACCGCAGAGCAGAGATGTGA